A portion of the Pseudomonas synxantha BG33R genome contains these proteins:
- a CDS encoding cytochrome ubiquinol oxidase subunit I produces the protein MFGLEALDLARIQFAFTISFHILFPAITIGLASYLAVLEGLWLKTHNDTYRDLYHFWSKIFAVNFGMGVVSGLVMAYQFGTNWSRFSDFAGAVTGPLLTYEVLTAFFLEAGFLGVMLFGWNKVGRKLHFFSTVMVAVGTLISTFWILASNSWMQTPQGFEIIDGRVIPTDWLAVIFNPSFPYRLMHMATAAFVATAFFVGSSAAWHLLRGKDNPAIRKMLSMAMWMALIVAPIQAVIGDFHGLNTLKHQPAKIAAIEGHWENIGNEPTPLILFGWPDMKAEKTKYAVEIPYLGSLILTHSLDKQVPALKEFPPEDRPNSTIVFWSFRVMVGLGFLMIFTGLFSLWLRRGDKMYTSKPFLYLALWMGPSGLIAILAGWFTTEIGRQPWVVYGLMRTADASSGHSLAQMTITLVLFVVVYFALFGAGLGYMMRLVRKGPVTHDSTEPAHGGPGQKRTPARPLSAADDGSDNDHDHIQHKGN, from the coding sequence ATGTTCGGTTTGGAGGCGCTAGATCTCGCCCGAATTCAATTCGCGTTCACCATCTCGTTTCACATCCTGTTCCCGGCGATCACCATCGGCCTGGCCAGTTACCTTGCGGTGCTGGAGGGCTTGTGGCTCAAGACTCATAACGATACCTACCGTGACCTCTACCATTTCTGGTCGAAGATCTTTGCCGTCAACTTCGGCATGGGTGTGGTCTCCGGCTTGGTCATGGCCTATCAGTTTGGCACCAACTGGAGCCGTTTCTCGGACTTCGCCGGTGCTGTCACCGGGCCATTGCTGACGTACGAAGTGCTCACGGCCTTCTTCCTTGAGGCCGGTTTCCTTGGTGTGATGCTGTTCGGCTGGAACAAGGTGGGGCGCAAGCTGCACTTTTTCTCCACGGTGATGGTGGCCGTGGGGACGTTGATCTCCACGTTCTGGATTCTCGCCTCCAACAGCTGGATGCAAACGCCACAGGGCTTTGAAATCATTGATGGCCGGGTGATTCCCACCGATTGGCTGGCGGTGATCTTCAACCCTTCGTTCCCCTATCGCCTGATGCATATGGCCACGGCTGCATTTGTTGCCACGGCATTCTTCGTCGGCTCGTCGGCGGCCTGGCATTTGCTGCGCGGCAAGGACAACCCGGCGATCCGCAAAATGCTCTCCATGGCGATGTGGATGGCGCTGATCGTTGCGCCCATCCAGGCGGTGATCGGTGACTTCCATGGCCTTAATACCCTCAAGCATCAACCGGCAAAAATCGCCGCGATTGAAGGCCACTGGGAAAACATCGGCAACGAGCCGACGCCGCTGATTCTGTTTGGCTGGCCGGACATGAAAGCCGAGAAGACCAAATACGCGGTCGAGATTCCGTACCTGGGCAGCCTGATCCTGACCCACTCCCTGGACAAGCAGGTGCCGGCCCTCAAGGAGTTCCCCCCTGAGGACCGCCCCAACTCGACCATCGTGTTCTGGTCGTTCCGGGTCATGGTTGGCCTGGGTTTCCTGATGATCTTCACCGGTCTGTTCAGCCTGTGGCTGCGCCGTGGCGACAAGATGTACACCTCCAAACCGTTCCTGTACCTGGCGCTGTGGATGGGCCCGTCCGGGCTGATTGCGATTCTTGCTGGCTGGTTCACCACTGAAATCGGCCGCCAGCCTTGGGTGGTCTACGGGCTGATGCGCACCGCAGATGCCTCGTCCGGGCATAGCCTGGCGCAGATGACCATTACCTTGGTGTTGTTCGTGGTGGTGTACTTCGCGCTGTTCGGCGCAGGCCTGGGTTACATGATGCGCCTGGTGCGCAAGGGCCCTGTGACTCACGACAGTACCGAACCGGCCCATGGTGGCCCTGGTCAGAAACGCACCCCGGCGCGTCCGTTGTCTGCCGCCGACGATGGCAGCGATAACGACCACGACCACATCCAGCACAAGGGGAATTGA